Within the Opitutales bacterium genome, the region TCTATTCGCGTGCGTTCGCGGATCCCTAAAAGACCAAAAACCAGCCAGGAGACATATGAACACTCCAACGATCTCCTCTTTTAGCCGCAGAAAGCGCGGAAGTCCGCGGAAGCCTTTTTTTGGGAAAGCCATATCCCCCGATCTTCAAATTCCGCGTTTCTCTGCGTCTTCCGCGGCTCATTTAGAACCAGCTGCATGTAAACATACAACACCGCAGGCGGCGACGAAGGGCCGCCCTCCAGCGGCTTCCATGGTAGGTTCGCGTATAGTTCAAAGTCGTTCAGGCGGATTTAGCACCGCCCAATTTGCGCCGGACGCTCCGGCATCTCCGCTTGCTGGCTGGTTTTCCACCGGACCGGAGGACAGGCAAAAGCGGAAGCCCCTGATCCTGCTGCGAAAGCCAGGATGGTCCCTGAATCGGAAAGCGGAGCGGCAGTCCCCGGCTGAGTTGAACCACGAGCCGCCCCGGGGAACCCGACGCGCGTTCGCTTGGCCAGTCTCGTCAGCAATCGCGTTATCCTTCTGGAAGCCGCGATTCCGATAGGCCCCGATTTCAAACAAGTCTACACCCCAATCATCTTGGCACCATTCCCACACATTCCCATGCATGTCCCACAAGCCGAAGGCATTGGGACGCTTTGTTGCGGACCGTACTGGATGCGTACTGATTCCGGAATTTTCATCATACCATCCAGCATCAGACAGCGCCGCAGCACCGTCGCCGGCATAGTAGTCGGTGTCTGTCCCCGCGCGGCAGGCGTACTCCCACTCCGCTTCTGTCGGCAAGCGCAGGTGTAGGCCCTCAGGCAGATTCCAGTTTGCACGCAGGCCGGTGAGTAACTGCTGACAATCGTCCCAACTGACAGACTCCACCGGGTGGTCTGGCTTGTTCTTAAAATCGCTGGGGGCGGAGTCTAATTCGACTCTACTCATCTTGGCGAGTGCGGCATAGTGCGCCTGCGTGACCGGCGTCTCTCCCAGCCAATAATCATGACGGAAGCCGACCCAATGCCGGGGCTCTTCATTGGCATGCTCTCCCCGCGCGCCCATACGGAAACGCTGATCTTTCGCCGGGATGTGGTGAAAGACCAGGCACTGATGATCATCTATAGGCAAACGTAGCGGAGGCTGTTGTTTACTATTCTCGGGCTCCATGACTTCCAAAGGAGCCAAATGAATAATCCCATACCCACAAGGGTTTATCTTCTTTTTACACTGGAGAACCCTGCAAAAACGAGTAGCTCATGAAATCCTACCTGGCTTTCAGGAAATAACCCAGCTTGCTCGGTTCTTCTCTCAAATGAAACACCCTAACCTGCATCCACCTTCTCAAGCGGAGGCTGCCCTGCCACGCATTGCGCTGCGTCTAGGCGTAGCCGGAAAAGGGGACCTCAGGGGCCTTTTGCCCAGGAGTCATGATCCTCTATCCCAAATCTTCACAGATATCTTCCAACAAATCGAAGGTTTCCTGTGCGCCATCCAGGATGTCGACGACCCAGCCTGTCGGCGCAGTTGTATTGATTTTTTCGATAAAACCCAGAGGCCGGAACTGCGTCTGGTGTGCGGACTGGCCCAGGGCACCGATGCCAAAGCTGTCGATGCCTTTATCCCAGATAGAACCGGCAGCAATCCCATTGAACGGACATTCCAAGCGGTGCTTCCGTTCAGCTATGCGGTCGATCCTTTTAGAACTCCCACCGATACGGACGACCCGAATGCAGGGATCGTGGACTACGATTTCTCTTTTGACTCTAGCACCAACGATGGTTTCGACCGGCGGTTGAACGCGGCGGATATGCGTGTCGTGGCTGACGGCATCTTCGACCCCAAACCTGACGAGTATCCAGATTTGCCAGGCTGGGACGACTGGTTTGCCCAACATCACCCTTCGGTCCTTGAGGCGATAAATCAGGCGGCAGACGATGAGCAGAGAGCGGAAGTCCTCAAAAAATTCTTCGAAAAGCTTAAAGGTGAGCAGACCGCAGACCGAAAGCATATACGGAGTGTCCGCCGCCGGCGGGGCCATCGCTGTCAATCTGCCCTATTACTCCGGCAAATAGATATACTCATCGCAGCTGTAGATCCATTCGATCGCGATCTTCCCGGCGGAACCTTGGAAACAATCCGCGCAGCGCAGAAACAAAAACTGCCGATACTCCTCATCTGTCTCAAGAGAACGGATACTTCTGATAACACCCCCCATCTGAAGTGGGTGCTCGAGGATGACGACCTAGAGGAGCTGCGCGTCCACAGCGTGGGCTCAGACGATGATGCCCGGCTGTCTATGATGCGCTATCTGAGTAGCCTACTTACGAACGACCGGCAGTTCTACGACCGGCTCCAAGGAAATAAAGAGAGACACCCCAAAGCGGAGTACATCGCGCTCTTGAAAGATCTCTTCGAACCCCCGTATGGCCAAACGGTTTTGTTCAAACGCGAAAAGGGGACGATCCACAACTGGCTCTATGAGCAATTCAAGAAGGCTACAACTGCCCCTGTGAGACCAAAGAAGCAGGAAGAGCGTAAAACCCAAGGAGGTGCGTCTGACGAGATCCCCTGCATAGCCCAAAACCGCAAAGCGATCAAGAAACTCAACGAGCACTACACGGGGCGCTACCGTGGTTCTTTTCTGCTCAATGCTATCTTTGTCATCTTGGCGCTAGCGGCAGCTGTCATACGAGAAAACTTAGAGTCCGCAGACGTATCCCTGAACCAATATCTGGTCAGCGCTCAGATCATTTTCGTATCAGGCATTTTAATAAATTCCGTCGTGGCCAACGGAGGATTCCGGATCTCAAAAAAGTGGGTGATCAAAAATTTCAAAGTGTTCTCCGCTCAGGAGGACGAGCCTAAGTTCAACCGGAGCTGGAACCGAAAGGCGATCCTCTCTAGGTATGTCATGGAGCGTATGCGCTCTCTGTTTTACCTACCGAGGCTCGGTCACCTGCGCCCGCCTTCAGTGACCAAGTCACGCAGTATGTCAAACGATCTAGAGACCAGCGCTCTCGACTGGCTACTGTTGGCATGGATCCGTGAACTCAAGCCAACGGACATGCCAGGGAGGTTTAATAGTAGAGCCGTATTGCTTGCCGAGCCGACACATCTCAAATTCTGGCAAGCTGACCTGAAGGCCGCATTGAACAGAGTAAAGGATGCATGGATCAGCCACGAGACGAATGGACAGACGGTGCACCACGCGAAGAATGCCGAAGAACAAGTTACCATGGATCGCTCGCTTCAGTTCGGCGTGACTGCCTTCAATGGATCGGCCATTTTAGCCCTGAGTGCTTTACTCGGATACATCACCATCGGCTATGATGCAAAAGAGCTCCCAGTTCTCCTCATCTTCGGAACCGTCCTGCCAGTGCTCGCAAGCATTCTCTCCACCATCCGCTACTTAACCGAGGCCAGCAGGCTGTCGGAACGCTCAAAAAACATGGCCCTCTTCTTGAAAGATAAAGGATTAGAATTGGAGCGGCTGAATACGGGTATTCACGAAGTGAAAGACATCCAGAGCGCAGGGGGTGAGCCAGCTATAGCCTTGATAGGCGGTCATACGCACTCGGCCTTAGACTCGGTGAGTCTCCT harbors:
- a CDS encoding formylglycine-generating enzyme family protein — protein: MEPENSKQQPPLRLPIDDHQCLVFHHIPAKDQRFRMGARGEHANEEPRHWVGFRHDYWLGETPVTQAHYAALAKMSRVELDSAPSDFKNKPDHPVESVSWDDCQQLLTGLRANWNLPEGLHLRLPTEAEWEYACRAGTDTDYYAGDGAAALSDAGWYDENSGISTHPVRSATKRPNAFGLWDMHGNVWEWCQDDWGVDLFEIGAYRNRGFQKDNAIADETGQANARRVPRGGSWFNSAGDCRSAFRFRDHPGFRSRIRGFRFCLSSGPVENQPASGDAGASGANWAVLNPPERL